Proteins encoded in a region of the Pseudothermotoga elfii DSM 9442 = NBRC 107921 genome:
- the truA gene encoding tRNA pseudouridine(38-40) synthase TruA: MKRFMAIVSYDGTNFCGFQVQKDVRTVQGMFEQALERILKQRVITIAAGRTDTGVHANGQIVCFDCYLDIDEESMKNAMNANLPDDIYVRKVVEVDKNFHPRFDAKRRIYHYLIYNSQEPNLFIRNYAWWFPYKLNICKMREAAKFFEGEHDFRSFMKSGDHRENTVRTIYRVRVLQLRGGIILIRVEGRSFLRRMVRNMVGALVKVGVGEWKPEDISRVLELKDRSKAAVTAPPHGLYLYAVDF, encoded by the coding sequence ATGAAGAGATTTATGGCAATAGTTTCATACGATGGAACCAATTTCTGTGGGTTTCAAGTTCAAAAAGACGTGAGAACAGTTCAGGGCATGTTCGAGCAGGCTCTCGAGAGAATTTTAAAGCAGAGGGTGATAACAATTGCTGCTGGTAGAACAGACACAGGTGTACATGCAAATGGACAAATTGTATGTTTCGACTGTTATCTCGATATAGATGAGGAGAGCATGAAAAATGCTATGAATGCAAATCTCCCGGATGACATTTACGTTCGAAAAGTTGTCGAAGTCGATAAAAATTTTCATCCAAGATTTGACGCAAAAAGAAGAATTTATCATTATCTCATATACAATTCCCAGGAACCAAATTTGTTTATCAGAAATTACGCGTGGTGGTTTCCTTATAAATTGAACATCTGTAAAATGAGAGAGGCAGCGAAATTTTTTGAAGGGGAGCATGATTTCAGATCATTTATGAAGAGTGGAGATCACCGGGAAAATACAGTGAGGACAATTTATCGAGTCAGAGTTTTACAGTTACGTGGGGGAATCATTCTTATAAGAGTGGAAGGACGTTCTTTTTTGAGAAGGATGGTTAGAAATATGGTTGGTGCACTTGTCAAAGTGGGGGTAGGCGAATGGAAACCAGAAGATATTTCGAGAGTTCTGGAGTTGAAAGATCGGTCAAAAGCAGCCGTTACTGCACCGCCACATGGTTTGTACTTATATGCAGTGGACTTCTAA
- a CDS encoding TlyA family RNA methyltransferase: MKKRLDLIVTERKLAASRSQARDLIKLGRVVVNGKICRKPGTICFEEDEIKLCEPRQYVSRGGEKLEKAYLSFGLKFAEKIVCDIGASTGGFTQFALKHGAKRVYAIDVGKNQLADILRKDERVVCMENFNARNLRLRDIGEHVDIVLCDVSFISIIYLLDPIGLILKDSGEAVLLIKPQFEIGKNQSHSVESHLEVIQRIFKKAIDSGLFPVDLIYSPITGSKGNIEYFAHMVRADTNKCIFDRVINIVEEAWDFFRGGKLCGQ; encoded by the coding sequence TTGAAAAAAAGGCTCGATTTGATTGTTACTGAGAGAAAACTTGCTGCAAGTAGATCTCAGGCCAGAGATCTGATTAAATTGGGACGAGTGGTAGTGAATGGTAAAATATGCAGAAAGCCTGGCACCATCTGTTTTGAAGAAGATGAGATCAAGCTTTGCGAACCAAGACAGTATGTCAGCCGTGGAGGAGAAAAGCTTGAAAAAGCTTATCTGTCCTTTGGCTTGAAGTTTGCAGAAAAAATTGTCTGCGACATAGGTGCCTCTACAGGGGGTTTCACCCAATTTGCCCTTAAACATGGTGCAAAAAGGGTTTATGCTATAGATGTAGGAAAAAATCAACTTGCAGATATATTGCGAAAAGATGAAAGAGTTGTTTGCATGGAAAATTTCAACGCAAGGAATTTGAGGTTAAGAGATATTGGTGAACATGTAGATATAGTTTTGTGTGACGTTTCATTTATCTCCATCATATATTTGCTTGATCCAATTGGCTTAATTTTGAAAGATAGTGGGGAAGCTGTTTTATTAATAAAACCGCAATTTGAAATAGGAAAAAATCAATCTCATTCTGTAGAATCTCATTTAGAGGTAATTCAGAGGATTTTTAAAAAAGCGATTGATTCTGGGCTTTTTCCCGTTGATCTGATATACTCTCCTATAACCGGTTCAAAAGGCAATATTGAATATTTTGCACATATGGTTAGGGCGGATACGAACAAATGTATATTTGACAGGGTCATAAATATTGTAGAAGAAGCCTGGGATTTTTTCAGGGGTGGAAAGTTGTGCGGACAGTAA
- the secA gene encoding preprotein translocase subunit SecA encodes MLLKKYSKIVEKIKRREERFSKMSNQELINVALEFRKISDPQNHIEDIFAMVRVAAKRTLGMYPFDVQLIGALVLNDGKIAEMKTGEGKTLVATMPLFFNALFGKGVHLVTVNDYLARRDALWMGPLYLFLGMRVGVINQLGKSYEVVWKNQELYEKAISDNLSIWPEDYKNEFLKESAKDRKAVEAFEVELIEITRKEAYVCDITYGTNNEFGFDYLRDNLVFQFDDKVQRGHFYAIVDEVDSILIDEARTPLIISGPSREGASVYRRFASIAKKMSKDIDFTVDEKSRTIILTDKGIEKSEKLLQVDNLYDPSNVSSVYHLLNALKALHLFKKDVDYVVMNQEVVIVDEFTGRLLPGRRYSGGLHQAIEAKEGVPVKEESVTYATITFQNYFKMYEKLAGMTGTAKTEEEEFKQLYDLEVVVIPTHKPMIRKDHDDLIYRTQAEKYTAVVNDVVERYKKGQPVLIGTTSIEKSELLSTMLKKAGIPHQVLNAKYHEKEAEIIAQAGQKGAVTIATNMAGRGTDIKLGEGVADLGGLCIIGTERHESRRIDNQLRGRSGRQGDPGESRFYLSLEDDLLRIFGADQLEKVMNVLKIKPGEPIEHPLLTKLVETVQKRVEGINFSIRKHLMEMDTVLDVQRNSIYSYRDWILSGKVSQYIDEAIEDFVERRIEEFCDGSEWNLEGLKNSLSVLPKDVVSIDSQKFDSEGQMKDFLIRSIKDAYERKRQEIGDEYDQFLKFLILRIIDDNWRQYLEEVDHVKEAVNLRVYGQRDPMIEFKKETFALFDEMIARINEIVVSWMLRVVKVDSKKAEQEAKSGLSNLQLVHEEFNIVNRSERRKLHKNEKIKKRFKVKR; translated from the coding sequence ATGTTGTTGAAAAAATATTCTAAGATTGTTGAAAAAATAAAGCGGCGTGAAGAGCGTTTTTCAAAGATGAGTAACCAAGAGCTCATTAATGTTGCTCTCGAGTTCAGAAAAATTTCTGATCCTCAAAATCACATAGAGGATATTTTCGCGATGGTGAGGGTTGCAGCAAAGAGAACACTGGGTATGTATCCTTTTGACGTTCAATTAATAGGTGCACTGGTTTTAAATGATGGCAAAATCGCAGAGATGAAAACGGGTGAAGGAAAGACTTTGGTTGCAACTATGCCGCTTTTTTTTAATGCGTTGTTTGGCAAAGGTGTTCATCTTGTAACTGTAAACGATTATTTGGCACGCCGTGATGCTCTTTGGATGGGACCTCTGTACCTTTTTCTGGGCATGAGGGTCGGCGTGATAAACCAGCTTGGCAAATCGTATGAAGTTGTCTGGAAGAATCAGGAACTCTATGAAAAAGCGATTTCAGATAATCTTTCTATCTGGCCTGAAGATTATAAGAATGAGTTTCTCAAAGAATCGGCAAAGGACAGAAAAGCGGTCGAAGCATTTGAAGTAGAGTTGATTGAGATAACTCGAAAAGAAGCCTATGTATGTGACATAACCTACGGTACCAACAATGAATTTGGTTTTGATTACCTGCGGGATAATCTGGTCTTTCAATTCGATGATAAAGTTCAAAGGGGTCATTTTTACGCGATTGTTGACGAGGTAGACAGTATATTGATAGACGAAGCCCGAACTCCTCTGATAATATCAGGTCCATCACGTGAGGGAGCATCTGTGTACAGGCGTTTTGCAAGTATAGCAAAAAAAATGTCTAAGGACATCGATTTCACGGTCGATGAAAAATCCAGAACGATTATCCTGACTGATAAGGGTATAGAAAAATCGGAGAAACTTCTGCAAGTTGACAACCTTTATGATCCATCGAATGTGAGCAGTGTGTATCACCTTCTAAACGCCTTGAAAGCTTTGCATCTGTTTAAAAAAGATGTTGATTATGTTGTCATGAATCAGGAAGTTGTCATAGTTGATGAGTTTACTGGCAGGTTATTGCCTGGCAGGAGGTACAGTGGCGGCCTTCATCAAGCGATAGAAGCAAAAGAAGGTGTCCCGGTAAAAGAGGAGTCGGTAACTTACGCAACAATAACTTTTCAAAATTACTTCAAAATGTATGAGAAGCTTGCCGGCATGACTGGAACAGCTAAAACTGAAGAAGAGGAATTCAAACAACTTTATGATCTGGAAGTTGTGGTTATTCCCACACACAAACCTATGATCAGAAAAGATCACGATGATTTAATATACAGGACTCAGGCTGAAAAATATACTGCGGTGGTGAATGATGTTGTTGAAAGGTACAAAAAAGGCCAACCGGTCTTAATAGGGACTACATCTATAGAAAAAAGTGAACTTCTGAGCACTATGCTCAAAAAAGCGGGCATACCGCATCAGGTTTTAAATGCCAAATACCATGAGAAAGAAGCGGAAATCATAGCGCAGGCCGGCCAAAAGGGTGCAGTAACCATTGCGACTAATATGGCTGGTAGAGGAACTGATATAAAGCTTGGTGAAGGCGTTGCCGATTTGGGAGGATTGTGCATTATAGGAACCGAGCGGCACGAGAGCAGGCGTATAGATAACCAGTTAAGAGGAAGATCTGGTAGGCAGGGAGATCCCGGAGAATCCAGATTCTATCTGTCTCTTGAAGACGATTTACTGAGAATATTCGGGGCAGATCAGCTTGAAAAAGTTATGAACGTTCTTAAGATCAAACCAGGAGAACCTATAGAGCATCCTCTTTTGACGAAGCTTGTCGAAACAGTTCAGAAAAGAGTTGAAGGGATCAATTTTTCAATTAGAAAGCATCTTATGGAAATGGATACAGTGCTGGACGTTCAAAGAAACTCAATTTATTCTTACAGAGACTGGATTTTATCAGGTAAAGTAAGCCAGTATATAGATGAAGCCATAGAGGATTTTGTTGAGAGAAGAATTGAAGAATTCTGCGATGGAAGTGAATGGAATCTTGAAGGTTTAAAAAATTCACTATCTGTTTTACCGAAAGATGTGGTATCTATAGATAGCCAAAAATTTGATTCGGAAGGTCAGATGAAAGATTTTCTGATTAGATCTATAAAGGATGCTTATGAAAGAAAAAGGCAGGAAATAGGGGACGAGTACGATCAGTTTTTGAAATTTCTTATTCTTCGCATCATAGATGATAACTGGAGGCAATATCTTGAAGAAGTAGATCACGTGAAAGAAGCGGTGAATCTCAGAGTTTACGGTCAAAGAGATCCGATGATTGAATTTAAAAAAGAAACTTTTGCACTGTTTGACGAAATGATAGCAAGAATAAATGAGATTGTTGTTAGCTGGATGCTTCGTGTTGTGAAAGTAGATAGTAAAAAAGCCGAGCAAGAAGCAAAAAGCGGGCTTTCAAATCTGCAGCTTGTCCATGAAGAGTTCAACATTGTAAACAGATCCGAGAGAAGAAAGTTACACAAAAATGAGAAAATAAAAAAGAGGTTTAAAGTAAAGAGGTGA
- the prfB gene encoding peptide chain release factor 2, with the protein MITYETRVKIDELREKYLNFVKLIDPDKLNMELKKMESEMSDPEIWKDQRKAGEISKKVRRIKELLSDISEIERNFEDIDVGIELSEEDPGIAQDIEKIVQEVEKNIRRFQLELILNDPLDQNNAYLSIHPGAGGTESHDWAQMLLRMYMRWAERKGFIVELLDFQPGEEAGLKSATILVKGEYAYGYLKHERGVHRLVRISPFDAAKRRHTSFASVNVVPEISDDIDVEIKPEDIRIDTFRASGHGGQYVNRTDSAVRITHLPTGIVVSCQSERSQHQNKALAMKVLKAKLYQLELAKRREQLDEIQGELKEISWGNQIRSYILQPYTLVKDHRTDIETGNFDAVLDGELDQFIEAELLYFADYKI; encoded by the coding sequence ATGATAACTTATGAAACACGCGTTAAAATAGATGAGCTCAGGGAAAAATACCTTAATTTTGTTAAACTTATTGATCCAGACAAACTTAACATGGAACTGAAGAAGATGGAAAGCGAAATGTCAGATCCGGAGATCTGGAAAGATCAAAGAAAGGCAGGAGAGATTTCTAAAAAAGTCAGGCGCATAAAAGAGCTACTCTCTGATATATCTGAGATAGAAAGGAATTTTGAAGATATTGATGTCGGGATTGAGCTTTCCGAAGAAGACCCAGGCATAGCGCAAGATATTGAGAAAATTGTTCAGGAAGTTGAGAAAAATATACGTCGGTTCCAACTTGAACTGATATTGAACGATCCACTCGATCAGAATAATGCGTATCTTTCGATACATCCAGGTGCAGGTGGAACAGAGTCCCATGATTGGGCACAAATGTTACTTAGAATGTACATGAGATGGGCCGAAAGAAAAGGTTTTATCGTAGAATTGCTCGATTTCCAGCCAGGAGAGGAAGCTGGGCTGAAGAGCGCTACGATTCTCGTAAAAGGTGAGTACGCTTATGGATATTTGAAACACGAGCGCGGTGTACACAGGCTTGTTAGAATATCTCCATTTGATGCTGCAAAAAGAAGACATACCTCATTTGCTTCAGTCAATGTTGTTCCGGAGATTTCTGATGATATAGATGTGGAAATCAAACCGGAAGATATAAGAATTGATACATTCAGGGCATCTGGTCACGGGGGACAATACGTCAACAGAACAGATTCAGCTGTCAGAATAACGCATTTGCCAACAGGAATAGTGGTTTCCTGCCAGAGTGAGAGATCACAGCATCAAAACAAGGCGCTTGCCATGAAAGTTCTTAAAGCAAAACTCTATCAACTGGAGCTTGCAAAAAGGAGAGAGCAGCTTGATGAGATTCAGGGTGAACTTAAAGAAATTTCCTGGGGAAACCAGATAAGATCTTATATTTTGCAACCATACACGCTTGTCAAAGACCACAGAACAGATATTGAAACTGGTAATTTCGATGCTGTACTTGATGGGGAACTTGACCAGTTTATTGAAGCTGAGCTTTTATATTTTGCTGATTATAAAATTTAG
- a CDS encoding AAA-type ATPase lid domain-containing protein produces MLKILIPARFISKIRIPALDEKIYLQTYEDNQDYEKKLIEEFWDIIYGEKMDKFNNTIFVDNEDSFLIALKYLEAKNSLERLKKRCDIMNNSVELQGCKILKTLRKLQRLKSKNVDQITLKIEKGVKVEAYIEYLTDGNYSEKETNRYTGTIDEKEIDIVVEYCESKNSAAIEIPPLRNRKEDIPYMVDHLLSLLHQKHKHLPVKFPDEQTMNALLSYDWPGNTEELINMIYKYASGQDIIGKLIETSVAKKDFSPSRMKNYIDNIVAKLEKQFIYNALEKAAWNRKKAATMIGVNYKTFCYKMKKYGIHRH; encoded by the coding sequence ATGCTAAAGATATTAATTCCTGCCAGATTCATTAGCAAAATACGCATACCAGCCCTGGACGAAAAAATCTATTTACAAACTTATGAAGATAATCAAGATTACGAAAAAAAATTAATTGAAGAATTCTGGGATATAATCTATGGCGAAAAAATGGATAAGTTCAACAACACCATCTTCGTGGATAATGAAGACTCATTTTTAATAGCCCTCAAGTACCTGGAGGCAAAAAACTCCCTCGAAAGGTTGAAAAAAAGGTGCGACATTATGAATAATTCCGTTGAACTTCAAGGTTGCAAAATTCTGAAAACTCTCAGGAAATTACAGAGACTCAAATCAAAAAATGTTGACCAAATAACTTTGAAAATTGAGAAAGGTGTAAAAGTGGAAGCGTATATAGAATACCTTACGGATGGAAATTATAGCGAAAAAGAAACAAATCGATACACAGGCACGATAGATGAAAAGGAAATAGATATTGTCGTAGAATACTGTGAATCAAAAAATTCTGCAGCGATCGAAATCCCACCACTCAGAAATCGCAAAGAAGACATTCCTTACATGGTAGATCATTTGCTGTCTTTACTGCATCAAAAACATAAGCATCTACCTGTCAAATTTCCTGATGAACAGACAATGAACGCGCTTTTAAGCTACGACTGGCCTGGAAATACTGAAGAGCTAATAAATATGATCTATAAATATGCTTCCGGGCAAGATATAATAGGTAAATTGATAGAAACCAGCGTGGCAAAGAAAGACTTTTCACCATCTCGAATGAAAAATTACATAGACAACATCGTTGCCAAACTTGAAAAACAATTTATATACAATGCCCTCGAAAAAGCAGCATGGAACAGAAAAAAAGCAGCAACAATGATAGGTGTTAATTATAAAACGTTTTGCTACAAAATGAAAAAGTATGGAATACACAGACACTAA
- a CDS encoding bifunctional enoyl-CoA hydratase/phosphate acetyltransferase — protein sequence MKTLSDLIEKAKSSRKKRVVVVGAEDKEAVKAVFKAKEIGIVEEIFLVGNSSSISYSGEAKVIHAHTEREAAETGVKIVSSGLADVVIKGLVKTSTLLKAVLNKEWGLRGSGLLSHLAGIEVPGVERVIFITDGGMVIKPNIEQKILVIKNAVDFLRKLGYETPKVALICAVETVNNDMPETTEAAVITKMAQRGEIKGCLVDGPLGLDNALCHKAAEIKGVKSPVAGQADILVVPDIHSGNFLGKSAVYFAKGKIAGLIVGANAPIVVVSRADSAESKLLSIALAISAG from the coding sequence GTGAAGACACTGTCAGATTTAATTGAAAAAGCAAAATCATCCAGAAAAAAAAGGGTCGTCGTTGTTGGCGCTGAAGATAAAGAAGCAGTCAAAGCAGTTTTCAAAGCGAAAGAAATAGGCATCGTCGAGGAAATTTTTCTGGTTGGAAATAGTTCCAGTATATCTTATTCGGGCGAAGCTAAAGTAATACATGCTCACACAGAACGTGAAGCAGCAGAAACGGGTGTGAAAATCGTTTCATCTGGATTAGCCGACGTGGTGATCAAAGGTCTTGTCAAGACTTCTACCCTTTTAAAAGCTGTACTGAATAAAGAATGGGGGCTTCGGGGAAGTGGCCTATTGAGCCATCTTGCCGGGATAGAAGTCCCGGGAGTGGAAAGAGTCATTTTTATCACAGATGGTGGTATGGTGATTAAACCAAATATTGAACAGAAAATCTTAGTTATAAAAAATGCTGTTGATTTCCTTAGAAAATTAGGTTATGAGACACCAAAGGTAGCTTTGATTTGCGCTGTTGAAACGGTGAATAACGATATGCCTGAAACAACTGAAGCAGCAGTGATAACCAAAATGGCGCAGCGCGGGGAAATAAAGGGTTGCCTTGTTGATGGCCCGCTTGGTTTGGATAACGCACTTTGCCACAAAGCAGCGGAAATCAAGGGGGTAAAAAGTCCAGTTGCAGGGCAGGCAGATATTTTAGTTGTTCCTGATATCCATTCTGGAAATTTTCTTGGTAAATCGGCTGTGTATTTTGCAAAAGGAAAAATAGCTGGATTAATAGTGGGAGCTAATGCTCCTATTGTAGTTGTATCAAGAGCTGATAGTGCTGAATCGAAGCTACTGTCAATAGCTTTAGCAATTTCAGCAGGATGA
- a CDS encoding M55 family metallopeptidase: MKIYISVDMEGLAGISMWQEVDPGNKQSIDLLQEHLKAVLDGLFDSGADISEVVISDSHSRGDNIPYGITKQYDRVKIVHGSLRKDFMMSGLNESFDRVFFIGYHAGIGCQNGIMDHTYSSSLVHNIWINGKRMNEAVINAAFAGYHGVPVALIVGDEMLKRELKDLFMGKYEYVVTKEGISRYAAIMKPITSVMSEIKQAVKKAVEIERHQLPLINFANPVELRVEFKDTSYADAVELMPGVERIDGRTVSLSHDQYPVVFNALMAMIYIASSIRNAR; encoded by the coding sequence ATGAAAATTTACATCTCAGTTGATATGGAAGGCTTGGCTGGAATATCGATGTGGCAGGAAGTGGATCCAGGGAACAAACAATCTATTGATCTGTTGCAGGAACACTTGAAGGCTGTTTTAGATGGCTTATTTGATTCTGGCGCCGATATCAGTGAAGTTGTCATCTCAGATTCCCACAGTCGCGGTGATAACATTCCTTATGGAATAACAAAACAATACGATAGAGTCAAGATTGTCCACGGATCATTAAGAAAAGATTTCATGATGAGTGGGCTAAACGAAAGCTTCGATAGAGTATTTTTTATAGGGTACCATGCTGGCATTGGCTGTCAAAATGGAATTATGGATCATACGTACTCCAGTTCGCTGGTTCACAACATCTGGATAAATGGAAAAAGGATGAATGAAGCAGTTATAAACGCGGCTTTTGCTGGATATCACGGAGTTCCGGTGGCACTAATCGTGGGCGATGAGATGTTGAAGAGAGAATTAAAGGATCTCTTCATGGGAAAATACGAATACGTTGTGACTAAAGAAGGTATAAGCAGGTATGCTGCCATTATGAAACCAATAACCTCAGTTATGAGTGAAATCAAACAGGCAGTTAAGAAGGCTGTTGAGATAGAAAGACATCAACTGCCGTTAATCAATTTCGCCAATCCCGTTGAATTAAGAGTAGAGTTTAAAGATACATCTTATGCAGATGCGGTTGAGCTGATGCCTGGAGTTGAGAGAATCGACGGTAGGACAGTTTCGCTATCTCATGACCAATATCCAGTTGTCTTTAATGCGCTGATGGCAATGATATATATTGCTTCTTCGATAAGAAATGCGAGGTGA
- a CDS encoding sensor domain-containing diguanylate cyclase, which yields MKDFFEWFCERNIVPSAVFINGSQVQANQLFIDQTIKKSTDFQTILSDLVKESINNLEKTISVPLTKCGIWKNLSCLSVKSKGSIYSLLIFAPNQVLVKYVDIILKNQAISPIIIVNQKMEILFCNKPHIIKANESNSEFWKKLASIIEKAFLSQSTNQGEVEVDGKTLRVIAIPMNNDAVVVLREITAEVMAEKRYKELKTMGTRLSLLEEIVDILGREKTDLKKIGKVIYEKVNEIIPIDTFYLILIEGEELNIEYGINQEKEISGLKISRGYRGFSNYVIDKKEMIYIPNSKTVRIDPYKPKSLIKGETKYIWSYVGIPLNVDGQIVGAVSFQKKSINAFSESHLAVFELVAKEISVGLKVKMLFDELDNERNKYRKIAITDPLTGCYTRYYFTEYFDRFQGIIERKGGTISLIMIDVDRFKTINDKYGHIVGDKVLREIGQTLTKCVRKMDLVVRYGGDEFLIMLSDTDKSKAKRIANRLAKRVSEIIIPELDEQITISFGISVYDGSKSLEDVLKIADRTMYKQKRRGAR from the coding sequence ATGAAAGATTTTTTTGAATGGTTTTGCGAAAGAAACATAGTTCCTTCAGCTGTTTTCATCAATGGCTCGCAGGTTCAAGCTAACCAGTTGTTTATAGATCAAACTATAAAGAAAAGCACCGACTTTCAAACAATTCTGTCAGATCTGGTAAAAGAGAGTATAAATAATCTTGAAAAAACTATATCTGTCCCGTTGACAAAATGTGGTATCTGGAAAAATCTAAGTTGTTTATCGGTAAAATCAAAAGGATCAATATACTCTTTATTGATCTTTGCTCCGAACCAAGTTCTTGTCAAATATGTTGACATAATTCTCAAAAACCAGGCAATATCACCAATTATTATTGTGAATCAGAAAATGGAAATACTGTTTTGCAACAAACCACACATTATCAAAGCTAACGAAAGTAACTCAGAATTCTGGAAAAAACTGGCGAGCATTATTGAAAAGGCTTTTCTAAGTCAATCAACAAATCAAGGAGAAGTAGAGGTGGATGGAAAAACCCTTAGAGTTATCGCAATACCTATGAACAACGATGCTGTTGTAGTTCTCAGAGAAATAACAGCTGAAGTGATGGCTGAAAAGAGATACAAAGAACTTAAAACGATGGGAACCCGGCTCTCTCTATTAGAGGAAATTGTAGACATTCTTGGTCGTGAAAAAACTGACCTGAAAAAGATAGGGAAGGTTATATATGAGAAAGTCAACGAGATAATACCGATAGATACTTTCTATCTAATCCTAATTGAAGGAGAAGAATTGAATATTGAATATGGGATCAACCAAGAAAAAGAAATAAGCGGTTTAAAGATTAGCCGTGGTTATCGTGGTTTTTCAAATTACGTTATAGATAAAAAAGAGATGATCTACATACCAAATTCAAAAACCGTCCGGATAGACCCCTACAAACCAAAATCTTTGATTAAAGGTGAAACGAAATACATATGGAGCTATGTGGGAATACCTTTGAATGTCGATGGGCAGATTGTTGGAGCAGTAAGTTTCCAAAAAAAATCCATAAATGCGTTTTCTGAATCTCATCTTGCTGTCTTTGAATTAGTTGCAAAGGAAATAAGTGTCGGTCTTAAAGTGAAGATGCTTTTTGACGAACTTGATAACGAGAGAAACAAGTACAGAAAAATTGCGATTACTGATCCATTAACTGGTTGCTATACAAGGTATTACTTTACAGAATATTTTGACAGGTTCCAAGGTATTATAGAAAGAAAAGGTGGGACAATTTCCCTTATCATGATAGATGTTGACCGTTTCAAGACCATAAACGACAAATATGGACACATAGTTGGCGATAAAGTACTGCGGGAAATTGGGCAAACTCTAACAAAATGTGTCAGGAAAATGGATCTGGTTGTCAGGTACGGGGGAGACGAATTTCTAATAATGCTTTCAGACACAGACAAATCAAAGGCAAAAAGAATTGCAAATAGGCTTGCAAAAAGAGTTTCAGAGATAATTATACCTGAACTTGACGAACAGATTACAATAAGTTTTGGTATATCTGTTTATGACGGCTCAAAATCACTTGAAGATGTCTTGAAAATTGCAGATAGAACAATGTATAAGCAGAAAAGGAGGGGCGCAAGATGA
- a CDS encoding radical SAM protein encodes MINLGDAMILVDPQFTVPVSVTGEWCALNCLHCGKHYLRSMKQIGEMENYAKMGYRSFLITGGLNLKGEIPYNGVLKKLKQIKERYGLVYNFHIGFPEINLSFLKDIADVVSFDFFADKRLMKKIYGLQRDIDLQIETAMSSGVTCVPHLTVGIDCGKISHEFEALEVLAKYFQSIVLNIFVPTRGTAFELCNPPSIEDAKNVFFHARKFFKKIALGCMQPRGNYRLLLQNELSEVVDVIVKPVKKSSNYFRGCCAFALKSEF; translated from the coding sequence ATGATCAATCTTGGTGATGCTATGATATTGGTGGATCCACAGTTTACTGTACCTGTCTCAGTAACTGGAGAATGGTGCGCACTGAACTGCCTCCATTGTGGCAAACATTATCTGAGGAGCATGAAGCAGATAGGTGAAATGGAAAATTATGCCAAGATGGGTTACAGATCTTTTCTTATAACAGGAGGATTGAATCTTAAAGGGGAGATACCTTACAATGGTGTTTTGAAGAAGCTAAAACAGATTAAAGAACGGTATGGCCTTGTTTACAATTTTCATATAGGTTTTCCGGAAATAAATCTGAGCTTTCTGAAAGATATTGCAGATGTCGTCAGTTTTGATTTCTTTGCTGATAAAAGACTGATGAAAAAAATATATGGTTTGCAGAGAGACATCGATTTACAAATAGAGACAGCCATGTCGTCTGGCGTAACCTGTGTTCCACACCTGACAGTAGGGATTGATTGCGGAAAGATCTCCCACGAATTTGAAGCACTTGAGGTTCTTGCAAAATATTTTCAATCTATTGTTCTAAATATTTTTGTACCAACACGCGGAACTGCCTTCGAGTTGTGCAACCCTCCAAGCATAGAAGATGCCAAAAATGTATTTTTTCACGCAAGGAAGTTTTTTAAAAAAATAGCTCTTGGCTGTATGCAACCTCGTGGAAATTACAGACTTCTGCTCCAAAATGAATTATCAGAAGTGGTTGATGTTATCGTTAAACCAGTGAAAAAAAGCTCAAATTATTTTCGGGGATGCTGTGCTTTTGCATTAAAAAGCGAGTTTTAG